A single region of the Bifidobacterium asteroides DSM 20089 genome encodes:
- a CDS encoding ABC transporter substrate-binding protein, which yields MKAIRKAAVAAIALATLSTVGLSACGSGSGGKDAKGKDGVTNIVMWHGFSEADGKTLKKIVENFNKSQKQYHIDAQLQPWSTIGETMVTKVTSGDGPDFVTTGADNGQGWSIDGTFQCVQDFYDDPSNETKNYLPNVTKQTEFTIDGKKQQCAVPMGYAPSTVWYNTDMWKAAGLTEQDYPKTWDQLLDVAKKLTKGDGSQYGMALSDSGWAAFMKGNGTGLYDTKGKVTINSEQNKAFLQKMREFYKGGYSKTGMDDTAARESFESGQSAMVIVGPWEDQAATDKGIKHDLFPVPNGDGTYVYPDGRKGSNTGSTGLYWWVTSQVKDEAKKKGIYAFFKYYNNHDNQVMWSLGSAYPPNNKTVTTEELSKRPLIAKVSENTDNSYIGIAGLKGGFGDISATLDSVTQNTARTNDDISASLSKASNKIQKYLDEYKAED from the coding sequence ATGAAGGCAATCAGAAAGGCTGCGGTAGCCGCAATCGCGCTCGCCACGCTCAGCACCGTAGGGCTCTCGGCCTGCGGTTCCGGCAGTGGAGGCAAGGATGCCAAGGGCAAGGACGGCGTCACCAACATCGTCATGTGGCATGGATTCTCCGAGGCTGATGGCAAGACTTTGAAGAAGATCGTCGAGAACTTCAACAAGTCCCAGAAGCAGTACCACATCGATGCCCAGCTTCAGCCCTGGAGCACCATCGGCGAGACCATGGTCACCAAGGTCACCTCGGGTGACGGCCCCGACTTCGTCACCACCGGTGCCGACAACGGCCAGGGCTGGTCCATCGACGGCACCTTCCAGTGCGTGCAGGACTTCTATGACGATCCCTCCAACGAGACCAAGAACTACCTGCCCAACGTCACCAAGCAGACCGAGTTCACCATTGACGGCAAGAAGCAGCAGTGCGCGGTCCCCATGGGCTACGCGCCCTCCACCGTCTGGTACAACACCGATATGTGGAAGGCCGCTGGCCTGACCGAGCAGGACTATCCCAAGACCTGGGACCAGCTCCTGGATGTGGCCAAGAAGCTGACCAAGGGTGATGGTTCCCAGTACGGCATGGCCCTGTCCGACTCCGGATGGGCGGCCTTCATGAAGGGCAACGGCACCGGTCTTTACGACACCAAGGGCAAGGTCACCATCAACTCCGAGCAGAACAAGGCCTTCCTGCAGAAGATGCGCGAGTTCTACAAGGGCGGTTACTCCAAGACCGGCATGGATGACACCGCTGCACGCGAATCCTTCGAGTCCGGCCAGTCGGCCATGGTCATCGTCGGCCCCTGGGAGGATCAGGCAGCCACCGACAAGGGCATCAAGCACGATCTGTTCCCCGTGCCCAACGGAGACGGCACCTATGTCTATCCCGATGGCAGGAAGGGCTCCAACACCGGTTCCACCGGCCTGTATTGGTGGGTCACCTCGCAGGTCAAGGACGAGGCCAAGAAGAAGGGCATCTACGCTTTCTTCAAGTACTACAACAATCATGACAACCAGGTCATGTGGTCCCTGGGCTCCGCCTATCCGCCGAACAACAAGACCGTGACCACCGAAGAGCTCTCCAAGCGCCCCCTGATCGCCAAGGTCTCCGAGAACACGGACAACTCCTACATTGGCATCGCCGGCCTCAAGGGCGGCTTCGGGGATATCTCGGCCACCCTGGATTCGGTGACCCAGAACACCGCTCGTACCAACGATGACATTTCCGCCTCGCTGTCCAAAGCCTCCAACAAGATCCAGAAGTATCTGGACGAGTACAAGGCTGAGGACTGA